The following proteins are co-located in the Camelus bactrianus isolate YW-2024 breed Bactrian camel chromosome 30, ASM4877302v1, whole genome shotgun sequence genome:
- the LOC141575600 gene encoding uncharacterized protein LOC141575600, with translation MTKSEFLIFSPKSTPPEHSSSWSMTSGRGARNSRETGCPRGAGNPVAACAPAVCTEAARSEAVRGLRRLVGAPAVFLRQSGRPKAPEWVGAAPSSRPGLGSLLPTPRTVLRGARHLALRAAQAPCPGRGGDRWAWRPAASAQARRAWPRGLAAPGALQRVGRARRGGRKRTPQRQRSRRARATVGGCQPEALELAMLAPPLIPGARLFVWLTWILC, from the exons ATGACAAAAAGTGAATTTCTGATCTTTTCTCCTAAATCAACTCCACCTGAGCATTCTTCATCTTGGTCAATG ACCAGCGGGAGGGGCGCTCGGAACTCCCGCGAGACTGGATGCCCACGGGGCGCGGGAAACCCGGTTGCCGCCTGTGCCCCGGCCGTCTGCACGGAGGCTGCGCGAAGCGAGGCTGTgagaggcctgaggaggctggtgGGAGCCCCGGCGGTCTTCCTCAGACAGTCTGGGAGGCCGAAAGCCCCTGAATGGGTGGGCGCTGCGCCGTCCAGCCGGCCGGGCCTAGGGAGCTTGCTCCCGACGCCGAGAACTGTTCTACGCGGAGCGCGGCACCTGGCCCTCCGGGCGGCCCAGGCTCCGTGCCCGGGACGCGGAGGGGACCGCTGGGCCTGGCGTCCTGCCGCCTCCGCCCAGGCTCGGAGAGCGTGGCCTCGCGGCCTCGCTGCCCCGGGGGCGCTGCAAAGAGTGGGGAGGGCCCGACGAGGGGGCCGCAAGCGGACACCTCAGCGACAGAGGTCTAGACGCGCCCGCGCGACGGTTGGTGGCTGCCAGCCGGAAGCACTGGAGCTAGCGATGCTGG